One genomic segment of Flavobacteriaceae bacterium includes these proteins:
- a CDS encoding enoyl-CoA hydratase/isomerase family protein gives MNGNLYTHIQNNVGIIKFGHPAGNSFPKALLESLTNELDKLSDNDAVSVIILKSEGDRTFCAGASFDELMAIETPEQGIAFFSGFANVINAMRSSTKMMIGCVQGKAVGGGVGLIAACDYVFATKDAAIKLSEFTIGIGPFVIAPAVERKIGIAGLSELTVAGHEWKSAYWAKEKGLYAAVFETQKEMESEAEALSMKLASYNPASLEEMKKVFWKGTDNWNSLLKERAAISGSLVLSDFTKKALQKFKK, from the coding sequence ATGAACGGAAATCTATATACACATATTCAAAATAATGTTGGGATCATTAAATTTGGCCATCCGGCAGGGAATTCTTTTCCAAAAGCACTTTTGGAGAGCTTGACAAATGAGCTTGACAAACTTTCGGATAATGATGCCGTATCCGTTATTATTTTAAAATCCGAAGGAGATAGAACCTTTTGTGCAGGTGCTTCTTTTGACGAGCTTATGGCCATTGAAACTCCCGAACAGGGAATCGCTTTTTTCTCCGGTTTTGCCAATGTCATTAATGCGATGAGGAGCAGTACAAAAATGATGATAGGATGTGTGCAGGGAAAAGCCGTTGGCGGAGGGGTGGGTTTGATAGCCGCATGTGATTATGTGTTTGCTACAAAAGATGCAGCAATTAAACTTTCCGAATTTACAATAGGCATTGGTCCTTTTGTAATTGCTCCTGCCGTAGAACGAAAAATAGGCATTGCAGGCTTATCGGAATTAACTGTTGCCGGGCACGAATGGAAAAGTGCCTATTGGGCAAAAGAAAAAGGATTGTATGCAGCAGTATTTGAAACTCAAAAAGAAATGGAATCCGAAGCAGAAGCCTTGAGTATGAAGCTAGCGTCATATAATCCTGCCTCCTTAGAAGAAATGAAAAAAGTTTTTTGGAAAGGAACCGATAATTGGAACAGCCTGTTGAAAGAAAGAGCGGCAATATCAGGTTCTTTGGTCTTGTCAGACTTTACTAAAAAAGCATTGCAAAAATTTAAAAAATAA
- a CDS encoding o-succinylbenzoate synthase, with amino-acid sequence MIAASYKKYTLHFKIPGGTSRGVLTTKETWFIILEKQGKKGIGECGILRTLSIDDRPDYEATLQWVCNNIHIGLEELLEETTAFPSIQFGLEQAFLSLQSHPTPFTLFPSDFTRGKDTIPTNGLIWMGDKAYMKSQIKEKLNAGFSCIKMKIGAIDFDTELSLLTSIRKEYTSGDIELRVDANGAFQPKNALEKLKKLSEFDLHSIEQPIAANQLEEMALLCEKSPLAIALDEELIGVFSVTKKKKILQTIRPQYIILKPSLIGGYKGSIEWITWAEKQQIKWWVTSALESNVGLNAIAQWTYTLKTNMPQGLGTGNLFTNNIESPLEVKNGVLRHHITRSWNFNIGCYVSY; translated from the coding sequence TTGATTGCTGCCAGTTATAAAAAATATACACTGCACTTCAAAATTCCCGGTGGCACTTCAAGAGGAGTACTCACCACCAAAGAAACCTGGTTTATCATCTTGGAGAAACAAGGTAAAAAAGGAATTGGCGAATGTGGAATCCTCAGAACATTAAGTATAGATGACAGACCTGACTATGAAGCTACATTACAATGGGTTTGTAACAACATCCATATCGGATTGGAAGAGTTATTGGAAGAAACCACAGCATTTCCCAGCATCCAGTTTGGTTTGGAACAAGCTTTTTTATCGTTACAAAGCCACCCTACACCCTTTACACTGTTCCCTTCTGATTTTACAAGAGGGAAAGATACCATCCCTACCAACGGATTGATCTGGATGGGAGACAAAGCCTATATGAAATCTCAAATAAAAGAAAAATTAAATGCGGGATTCTCATGTATTAAGATGAAAATAGGAGCTATTGATTTTGATACGGAGTTGTCATTGCTGACATCCATAAGAAAAGAATACACATCTGGCGACATAGAATTGCGGGTAGATGCTAACGGAGCATTTCAACCGAAAAACGCTTTGGAAAAATTAAAAAAACTCTCGGAATTTGACTTGCATTCCATAGAACAACCTATTGCGGCAAACCAATTGGAAGAAATGGCGCTACTATGTGAAAAATCGCCGTTAGCCATTGCTTTAGATGAAGAATTAATAGGCGTTTTTTCCGTAACAAAAAAGAAAAAAATACTACAAACCATAAGACCACAATATATTATTTTAAAACCTAGTTTAATAGGGGGATATAAAGGAAGCATCGAATGGATCACATGGGCTGAAAAGCAGCAAATCAAATGGTGGGTTACAAGTGCCCTGGAAAGCAATGTAGGGCTAAACGCCATTGCGCAATGGACCTATACTCTAAAAACAAATATGCCACAAGGACTGGGAACAGGCAACTTATTTACTAATAATATAGAAAGCCCGTTAGAAGTAAAAAACGGAGTACTAAGGCACCATATAACACGAAGTTGGAATTTTAATATAGGATGTTATGTTTCATACTGA
- a CDS encoding transposase, with protein MELSLDLLKFILPEMLVEHFDLVRHTHRNEELHLYFEERNVVPKEVINPNVIAHGFHKEITIEDFPLRGNTVYLHVRRRRWLDKETRQIIQRDWNLVAQGTRMTGEFAAFLKEISRY; from the coding sequence TTGGAATTATCCTTAGACCTTTTAAAATTCATCTTACCTGAGATGCTCGTAGAACATTTTGATTTGGTAAGACACACTCATCGAAATGAGGAACTTCATTTGTATTTTGAAGAGCGTAATGTTGTTCCTAAAGAAGTCATAAATCCTAATGTAATTGCTCATGGTTTCCACAAAGAGATTACTATTGAAGACTTTCCTTTGCGTGGAAACACTGTGTATCTTCACGTAAGGCGACGTAGATGGTTAGATAAAGAGACTAGGCAAATCATTCAAAGAGATTGGAATCTAGTAGCTCAGGGAACTCGCATGACAGGTGAGTTTGCTGCTTTTTTAAAAGAGATTAGTCGATACTGA
- a CDS encoding VOC family protein yields MDINMVSWFEIPVNDMDRAKKFYESVFQVELSINDFGGILMGWFPPAEDITVLGISGSLVKHETEYIPSATHGALVYFNSQSGDIDNELSRVESAGGRILKPKTLISNEIGYMAVILDTEGNRIALYNK; encoded by the coding sequence ATGGACATTAATATGGTGAGTTGGTTCGAAATTCCGGTGAATGATATGGATCGCGCAAAAAAATTCTATGAATCAGTATTTCAGGTGGAGCTATCCATAAACGATTTCGGAGGCATTTTAATGGGTTGGTTTCCTCCGGCAGAAGACATTACGGTGTTGGGAATCAGTGGTTCCTTAGTAAAACATGAAACCGAATACATCCCCTCTGCAACACATGGGGCGCTAGTATACTTTAATTCGCAATCCGGAGATATAGACAATGAATTAAGCAGAGTAGAATCGGCAGGAGGACGTATTTTAAAACCGAAAACATTGATTTCCAATGAAATTGGTTATATGGCTGTCATCCTGGATACCGAAGGAAACAGAATAGCATTGTACAATAAATAA
- a CDS encoding transposase codes for MDTYIDLLKLILPELLVEHFDLSKHSVENEVMHLYFEERNIVPKEESERILIAHGFHKELTIQDFPLRGNTVYLHIKRRRWLDRKTKQIVQRDWNLVAQGTRMTEQFAAFLKEISR; via the coding sequence TTGGATACTTATATAGATTTACTAAAATTAATTTTACCAGAGTTGTTAGTTGAACATTTTGATTTGTCAAAACATAGTGTTGAAAATGAAGTGATGCATTTGTATTTTGAAGAACGTAACATAGTTCCCAAAGAAGAATCAGAACGTATCTTGATAGCTCACGGATTTCATAAAGAGCTTACCATTCAAGACTTTCCATTACGAGGCAACACAGTATATCTTCACATTAAACGTCGTAGATGGTTAGATAGGAAGACCAAACAAATTGTACAAAGAGATTGGAATTTAGTAGCACAGGGGACTCGAATGACAGAGCAGTTCGCTGCTTTTTTAAAAGAAATTAGTAGATAG
- a CDS encoding transposase produces MHTQELLKHFLPEGILDYFELKEVKDSTNKLTLVLEEKPIQPDELSHRKLHSKGFYPVVDIQDFPVRNKACFLQVKRRRWLDVDTSEVFSRDWNLVAKGTRMTEEFSLFLKRLVR; encoded by the coding sequence ATGCATACACAAGAGCTCCTGAAGCATTTTTTACCCGAAGGTATTTTAGATTACTTTGAACTTAAAGAGGTAAAAGATTCAACGAACAAACTTACTTTGGTTTTAGAAGAAAAACCTATACAACCAGATGAGTTATCTCATCGTAAATTACATTCCAAAGGATTTTACCCAGTAGTAGATATTCAAGATTTTCCAGTACGTAACAAGGCTTGTTTTTTACAAGTAAAACGTAGACGATGGTTAGATGTTGATACCTCAGAAGTATTCTCAAGAGATTGGAATTTGGTAGCAAAGGGAACTCGAATGACAGAAGAGTTCTCTCTTTTTTTAAAGAGGCTTGTTAGATAG
- a CDS encoding 6-carboxytetrahydropterin synthase QueD, with product MSTIRITKQFNFETGHALYGYDGKCKNVHGHSYKLDVTVIGTPIEDTHHVKYGMVIDFSDLKKIVKEEIVNVFDHATIFNKNTPHIELAKELKDRGHHVILVDYQPTSEMMVLDFAAKIKKRLPENIQLFSLKLRETETSFAEWFASDNNI from the coding sequence ATGAGTACCATACGAATTACCAAACAATTTAATTTCGAAACGGGGCATGCTTTATACGGATATGATGGAAAGTGTAAAAATGTACATGGGCATAGTTATAAATTAGATGTTACTGTTATCGGCACTCCTATAGAGGATACCCACCATGTAAAATATGGAATGGTGATTGACTTCTCCGATTTAAAAAAAATAGTGAAAGAAGAAATTGTCAATGTATTTGATCATGCGACGATTTTCAACAAAAATACGCCACATATAGAACTGGCCAAAGAATTAAAAGATCGCGGTCACCATGTAATTTTAGTTGATTATCAGCCTACCAGTGAAATGATGGTTCTTGATTTTGCTGCAAAAATCAAGAAACGACTTCCGGAAAACATTCAATTGTTTAGTTTAAAACTCCGGGAAACCGAAACTTCATTTGCAGAATGGTTTGCTTCGGACAATAATATATAG
- a CDS encoding SRPBCC family protein — protein sequence MNETFTMFNDTSALKAWIPELKSIEILEEKPGKTGSRYKVVVLDGNGNDITMEEKVLAYIANGKVTFQFDSRGMLKTDDYTFTSEENKTVIKKNTTCRSTSYIFSCMMPYFKGVFKNIDQEYLTNFKAYAEKQ from the coding sequence TTGAATGAGACCTTTACCATGTTTAACGATACATCTGCTTTGAAAGCGTGGATACCGGAATTGAAAAGCATAGAAATACTAGAAGAAAAACCGGGAAAAACCGGTAGTCGATATAAAGTAGTTGTATTAGATGGAAACGGAAATGACATTACTATGGAAGAAAAAGTTCTTGCCTATATAGCAAATGGGAAAGTTACGTTTCAATTCGATTCCCGGGGAATGTTAAAAACAGACGATTATACATTTACATCCGAAGAAAATAAAACGGTCATTAAAAAAAATACTACTTGCAGGAGTACTTCCTATATTTTTAGTTGTATGATGCCCTATTTTAAAGGAGTATTTAAAAACATAGATCAAGAATATTTAACTAATTTTAAGGCATATGCCGAAAAACAATAG
- the menA gene encoding 1,4-dihydroxy-2-naphthoate octaprenyltransferase, which produces MLKNYLKAARLRTLPLSIAGIIVGSILGNHDIYAPSHTSVKTPVWESLLFWLAILTTIGFQILSNFANDYGDGIKGTDNHREGEERLVASGTVTPKQMKRAIIVTAILTISIALWLIYTAFGKNNFEHFMLFFLLGIAAMVAAIKYTIGKSAYGYSGYGDLFVFLFFGLLSVAGSYFLFAKELTYTIFLPAFSVGLLSVAVLNLNNMRDRNNDQLAGKNTLVVKMGPELAKYYHYYLLIASLLFALLYTAIQYQNPKQFLFLIAYIPLTVHFIFVIRNKEEKRLDGELKKVALSTFLFAILFGLGQVL; this is translated from the coding sequence ATGCTAAAAAACTATCTCAAAGCTGCCAGATTAAGAACCCTGCCATTGTCAATAGCCGGAATTATAGTCGGATCTATACTTGGGAATCACGATATATATGCCCCGTCTCATACAAGTGTTAAAACACCTGTTTGGGAATCGTTACTTTTTTGGCTAGCTATACTAACCACGATTGGTTTTCAGATACTTTCCAATTTTGCAAATGACTATGGTGATGGTATTAAAGGAACAGACAATCATAGAGAGGGAGAAGAACGTCTGGTAGCTTCGGGAACCGTCACACCCAAACAAATGAAACGGGCAATAATAGTAACCGCTATTCTTACCATAAGTATTGCTTTATGGCTAATTTATACAGCTTTTGGTAAAAATAATTTTGAGCATTTCATGCTCTTTTTCTTACTGGGAATAGCAGCTATGGTAGCAGCCATTAAATATACGATAGGAAAATCTGCCTATGGATACAGTGGTTACGGAGACTTGTTTGTTTTTTTATTTTTTGGTTTGTTAAGTGTAGCAGGAAGCTATTTCTTATTTGCAAAGGAATTAACGTACACTATTTTTTTGCCTGCGTTTTCTGTCGGACTGTTAAGTGTGGCAGTATTAAACTTAAATAATATGCGAGACAGAAACAACGATCAATTAGCAGGAAAAAATACACTGGTGGTAAAGATGGGACCGGAATTAGCAAAATACTATCACTATTACCTGCTTATAGCCTCCCTGCTATTTGCTTTATTATATACGGCTATTCAATATCAAAATCCAAAACAGTTTTTATTTTTAATTGCTTATATTCCATTAACTGTACATTTCATATTTGTAATAAGAAATAAAGAAGAAAAACGATTAGACGGAGAATTAAAAAAAGTGGCTTTGAGTACTTTTTTATTTGCAATCCTTTTTGGATTAGGCCAGGTTTTGTAA
- a CDS encoding MATE family efflux transporter, whose protein sequence is MKIDISFKRINTLAVPALIAGIAEPIISITDTAIVGNIAFHATESLGAVAIVGTFISMLVWVFGQIRSAISSIISQYLGAHKLDEVKTLPAQAIILVVSASIILVVFTYPFARNIFSLYGASDQVLEYTTDYYKIRILGFPFSLFVFAVFGTFRGLQNTYYPMVVGIFGACMNVVLDWVLVYGIEGFIPAMNIKGAAYASFISQVLMAVASGYYLLKKTNITLTIVFPFNKEIKRLIGMVLNLFVRTIALNVALLFAVYKATGYGKESLAAYGIGIQLWFLGAFIIDGYSSAGNILSGRILGAKKYNTLIALSKKLTVYALYTGIILIIIGFLLYTPIGAVFTKDPLVLTQFYDVFWIIIIMQPFCAVTFIFDAIFKGMGKMRFLRNVLLFSTFFVFIPSLVVLDKLGYKLHAVWFTFFLWVLARGIPLIIKFRRTFLPLIQKS, encoded by the coding sequence TTGAAAATAGACATTAGTTTTAAGCGAATTAACACTCTTGCCGTACCTGCATTAATTGCCGGTATTGCCGAACCAATTATATCCATTACCGATACTGCCATTGTAGGGAATATAGCGTTTCATGCCACGGAAAGCCTGGGAGCTGTTGCTATTGTGGGTACGTTTATCTCCATGTTGGTATGGGTTTTCGGACAAATCCGAAGTGCCATATCATCTATTATTTCTCAGTATTTGGGTGCTCATAAATTGGATGAGGTAAAAACATTACCCGCCCAGGCTATCATTCTTGTTGTGAGTGCAAGTATTATTTTGGTGGTGTTTACCTATCCTTTTGCAAGAAACATTTTTTCGCTTTACGGTGCTTCGGATCAGGTTTTGGAATATACTACTGATTACTATAAGATCAGAATCCTTGGTTTTCCTTTTTCTCTGTTTGTATTTGCCGTTTTTGGAACTTTCAGAGGTTTACAAAATACATACTACCCGATGGTGGTTGGAATTTTTGGCGCTTGTATGAATGTAGTATTGGACTGGGTGTTGGTTTATGGTATAGAGGGGTTTATTCCTGCTATGAATATCAAAGGAGCCGCCTATGCCAGTTTTATATCTCAGGTATTAATGGCTGTAGCTTCCGGATATTACTTACTTAAAAAGACAAACATCACACTTACCATTGTATTTCCTTTTAATAAAGAAATAAAACGACTGATCGGAATGGTACTCAACTTATTTGTAAGAACGATTGCTTTGAATGTTGCATTGCTTTTTGCCGTATATAAGGCTACCGGTTATGGAAAAGAATCATTAGCTGCGTATGGTATCGGGATACAATTGTGGTTTTTAGGTGCTTTTATTATTGACGGATATTCCAGTGCCGGAAATATATTATCGGGAAGGATCTTAGGAGCAAAAAAATATAATACTCTTATTGCGCTGAGTAAAAAACTGACAGTGTATGCATTGTATACGGGAATTATCTTAATCATCATTGGATTTTTGTTATATACGCCAATAGGTGCTGTTTTTACAAAAGATCCGCTGGTATTAACTCAGTTTTATGATGTATTTTGGATCATCATCATCATGCAACCTTTTTGTGCTGTCACATTTATTTTTGACGCTATATTTAAAGGAATGGGAAAAATGAGGTTTTTAAGAAACGTATTACTCTTTTCAACTTTTTTTGTTTTTATACCTTCTTTAGTAGTATTAGACAAGTTGGGCTATAAACTCCATGCTGTCTGGTTTACATTTTTTTTATGGGTTTTGGCAAGGGGAATCCCCTTGATTATAAAATTTAGAAGAACGTTTTTACCCCTGATTCAAAAAAGTTAA
- a CDS encoding helix-turn-helix domain-containing protein, producing MLDTFVSIGDTLKEIRETKGFHLQEVAKKTAINYTILSRIETGKRLPTKPQVQNLATFYNYSEGELIKHLIRDQAKSLWSRLIF from the coding sequence ATGTTGGACACATTTGTTTCAATTGGTGACACTCTAAAAGAAATAAGAGAAACCAAAGGTTTTCATCTTCAAGAAGTTGCTAAAAAAACGGCTATAAATTATACGATATTGAGTCGAATTGAAACAGGAAAGCGACTTCCGACCAAACCCCAAGTTCAAAATTTAGCCACTTTTTATAACTACAGTGAAGGGGAGCTAATAAAACATCTAATTAGGGATCAAGCAAAAAGTTTGTGGAGTAGGTTAATTTTTTAG
- a CDS encoding (Fe-S)-binding protein produces the protein MKVLTMAEMKAQGKQPEVLFWVGSAGSYDDRAKKITRAFVKVLHTARVDFAVLGTEESSTGDAAKRAGNEFLFQMQAMANIEVLNAYGVKTIVTADPHSFNTLKNEYPGLGGKYKVYHHTQYIKKLIDEGRLSPDSVTLKGKRVTFHDPCYLGRGNGEYESPRDIIKKLGVNLIEMKRTKSKALCCGAGGAQMFKEPEKGIMDINILRTQDALETTPDIIATGCPYCNTMMTDGVKFNEKENHILVKDVAELIAEANHL, from the coding sequence ATGAAGGTACTGACAATGGCAGAAATGAAAGCTCAGGGAAAACAACCGGAAGTATTGTTTTGGGTAGGTTCTGCAGGTAGTTATGATGATAGAGCAAAGAAAATTACAAGAGCTTTTGTAAAAGTGTTGCATACGGCCCGTGTAGATTTTGCAGTTTTGGGAACCGAAGAAAGCTCAACAGGGGATGCGGCAAAGAGAGCAGGAAATGAGTTTTTATTTCAAATGCAGGCAATGGCAAATATAGAGGTTTTAAATGCTTATGGGGTGAAAACGATAGTAACTGCAGACCCTCATTCATTTAATACCTTAAAAAATGAATATCCGGGTTTGGGAGGAAAATATAAAGTATATCATCATACACAGTATATTAAAAAATTAATAGATGAAGGTAGACTTTCTCCGGATAGTGTTACCCTAAAAGGAAAAAGAGTGACGTTTCACGATCCCTGCTATTTGGGAAGAGGAAACGGAGAATATGAATCTCCTCGGGACATTATTAAAAAACTGGGAGTGAATTTAATTGAAATGAAACGTACTAAAAGTAAGGCGCTATGCTGTGGTGCCGGAGGAGCACAAATGTTTAAAGAGCCCGAAAAAGGGATTATGGATATCAATATCTTAAGAACTCAGGACGCATTGGAAACAACCCCTGATATTATTGCTACAGGATGCCCCTACTGTAATACAATGATGACAGACGGAGTTAAATTCAATGAGAAAGAGAATCACATCTTAGTAAAAGATGTTGCAGAGCTAATTGCCGAAGCTAATCATTTATAA
- a CDS encoding IS1595 family transposase codes for MNLLHFIEQFPDEFSCKSHMKLARSKEGVICKKCQSKKHYWLKSKWMWQCSYCGFRTTLRSGTMMENSNLPIRTWYLAMAFMTFSKKGISAAELQRQLNHTRYTTIWSLMHRIRSAMGKRDNLYDLEDMIEFDQAYFTVATKESDRQKLKIGRGSQKQSNVAVMAESVPLEDLKTGKQSKQCRYFKMKVLDTHKKEEVNTLIDSNFDDTCIVFSDKSTSYVDIGDYVEVHITEKSNKETTITTLKSVHIAISNAKRTLLGIYHKIKGKYLQNYLDEFCYKLNRRYFAERLFDRLVVAVTHQYWYKSG; via the coding sequence ATGAATTTACTACATTTTATTGAACAATTTCCAGATGAGTTTTCCTGTAAATCACATATGAAGTTGGCTCGTTCAAAAGAAGGAGTCATTTGCAAAAAATGTCAATCAAAAAAGCACTATTGGTTAAAGTCTAAATGGATGTGGCAATGTTCTTATTGTGGTTTTAGAACTACTCTACGCAGCGGTACTATGATGGAGAACTCCAATTTACCTATTCGTACTTGGTATCTCGCTATGGCATTTATGACTTTTAGTAAAAAAGGTATTTCTGCTGCCGAATTACAACGTCAGCTCAACCATACACGTTATACCACTATATGGTCTCTTATGCACAGAATACGTTCGGCTATGGGAAAACGAGATAATTTATACGACCTTGAAGATATGATTGAGTTTGATCAAGCTTACTTTACTGTGGCAACAAAAGAATCCGACAGACAAAAGCTTAAAATAGGCAGAGGCAGTCAAAAACAATCTAACGTAGCGGTAATGGCAGAGTCTGTACCTTTAGAAGATTTAAAGACTGGGAAACAATCCAAACAATGTCGTTATTTTAAAATGAAAGTTTTGGATACTCATAAAAAAGAAGAAGTCAACACGCTTATTGATAGTAATTTTGATGATACATGCATTGTTTTTAGCGACAAAAGCACGTCTTATGTAGACATAGGTGATTATGTGGAAGTACACATTACTGAAAAATCAAATAAAGAAACCACTATTACCACACTAAAATCGGTGCATATAGCCATAAGTAATGCAAAACGCACTCTGTTAGGTATTTACCATAAAATTAAAGGAAAATATTTGCAGAATTATCTTGACGAGTTCTGCTATAAACTCAACAGACGCTATTTCGCTGAAAGACTATTTGATAGACTGGTAGTAGCTGTCACTCATCAATACTGGTATAAAAGTGGGTAA
- a CDS encoding IS3 family transposase (programmed frameshift), which yields MKRRKYSKEFKIKAVELSNVRGNTKQIAMELGISADLIYRWRRELEQRPDLAFSGNGVKQLTEDQKELERLRKQLKDVTMERDILKNAGEHLLQERSEVLKFIKDYSREYPVGKMCKIFKISRNSYYRSKNYVPSDRDGKNRMLLSEIHRICERSKSTYGSPRITEELKAKGFKVSRSRVARLMKKHGIKAVRKKKFVVTTDSKHQYPVADNVLDRDFKATAAAQKWVSDITYLKPAQGWLYLTVIIDLFDRKVIGWSLSNGLKARQTIIAAWRMAVNNRMPCEGMIFHSDRGVQYASHAFVNILKSYHVTPSMSRKGNCWDNAVAESFFKTIKTELMIDNKFISNKSLQIKVFEYIETWYNRYRRHSALGYKNIIEFEKLYQIKNVA from the exons ATGAAACGAAGAAAATACAGTAAAGAGTTTAAAATTAAAGCAGTAGAATTAAGCAATGTACGAGGTAACACAAAGCAGATTGCCATGGAATTGGGAATCAGTGCAGATCTTATTTACAGATGGCGTAGAGAATTAGAACAGCGTCCTGATTTAGCTTTTAGCGGTAATGGCGTCAAACAACTCACAGAAGATCAGAAAGAGTTAGAGCGATTACGTAAACAGCTCAAGGATGTTACCATGGAGCGGGATATCTTAAAAAATGCCG GTGAGCATCTTCTCCAAGAGCGATCGGAAGTATTGAAATTTATCAAAGATTACAGTAGAGAATATCCGGTTGGGAAGATGTGTAAAATTTTTAAAATTAGTAGAAACAGTTATTACAGGAGTAAGAATTATGTTCCATCAGATAGAGATGGAAAAAATCGTATGCTACTCTCTGAGATTCACCGTATCTGTGAGCGAAGTAAATCTACTTATGGAAGTCCTAGAATTACAGAGGAACTCAAAGCTAAAGGGTTTAAAGTATCTAGGTCTAGGGTAGCACGATTGATGAAAAAACACGGGATTAAAGCAGTTCGTAAAAAGAAATTTGTTGTCACGACAGATTCTAAGCATCAATATCCGGTAGCTGATAATGTATTGGATAGAGATTTTAAAGCTACCGCTGCTGCACAGAAATGGGTTTCTGATATTACCTATTTAAAGCCTGCACAAGGATGGCTGTACTTAACGGTAATTATTGACCTGTTTGATCGTAAAGTCATTGGTTGGTCTTTGAGCAATGGACTCAAAGCAAGACAAACTATCATTGCTGCATGGAGAATGGCTGTAAACAACAGAATGCCTTGTGAAGGTATGATTTTTCATTCTGATCGAGGTGTACAATACGCATCTCATGCGTTTGTTAATATCCTTAAAAGTTATCATGTAACACCCAGTATGAGTAGAAAAGGAAACTGTTGGGATAATGCAGTAGCTGAATCTTTTTTTAAAACAATCAAAACAGAACTAATGATAGACAATAAGTTTATATCCAACAAAAGTCTTCAAATTAAAGTCTTTGAATACATAGAAACTTGGTACAACAGATACAGAAGACATTCTGCTCTTGGTTACAAAAATATCATCGAATTTGAAAAATTATATCAAATCAAAAATGTAGCTTAA